A genomic region of Apteryx mantelli isolate bAptMan1 chromosome 10, bAptMan1.hap1, whole genome shotgun sequence contains the following coding sequences:
- the IL34 gene encoding interleukin-34: protein MQQGYAAVLCVLAVMGLEAAALGECEITRLLQDKLQYEMRLQYLKHYFPIDYTVQVQYEEVLRPSNITRLRNGTVSEAALRYLWFHVSSQALLRIREVLPEKHPSWKYTQELCQLFDALGREYSKYRQTDVDVVVADLVKQVHSASAESRRKAVRPKALLDNCLKVMRMLYGRRCGWDST from the exons ATGCAACAGGGCTACGCCGCCGTCCTGT GTGTCCTGgctgtgatggggctggaggccGCGGCGCTGGGTGAGTGCGAGATCACCCGGCTTCTCCAGGACAAGCTGCAGTACGAGATGCGCCTGCAGTACCTG AAACACTATTTCCCCATCGACTACACCGTGCAGGTCCAGTACGAAGAGGTGCTGAGGCCGTCCAACATCACCCGCCTG CGCAACGGGACAGTGTCGGAGGCAGCGCTGCGCTACCTCTGGTTCCACGTCAGCTCCCAGGCGCTGCTGAGGATCCGCGAGGTGCTGCCGGAGAAGCACCCGTCCTGGAAGTACACCCAGGAGCTGTGCCAGCTCTTCGACGCCCTGGGCAGGGAGTACAGCAAGTACCGACAG ACGGACGTGGACGTGGTGGTGGCCGACCTGGTGAAGCAGGTGCACAGCGCCAGCGCCGAGAGCCGGAGGAAGGCCGTGCGCCCCAAGGCGCTGCTGGACAACTGCCTCAAGGTCATGAGGATGCTGTACGGCAGGCGCT GTGGCTGGGACTCCACCTAA